A region from the Oncorhynchus keta strain PuntledgeMale-10-30-2019 chromosome 5, Oket_V2, whole genome shotgun sequence genome encodes:
- the LOC118384259 gene encoding uncharacterized protein LOC118384259 isoform X1, with the protein MKLFFSSSYTICSLSLQSVKYPPQFCILRSRLVTAHNLVSCRIDTMASKMTASVSLEQDLFKCPICLDLLKDPVTMPCGHSHCMGCIQGLWEQEDQMGGQICPQCKESLTQPWPTLNQNTILAEMVAKLKKTELQAAPLTEDVVACDFCTRGANQAVKSCLVCLASYCETHLKPHYENPSFGRHKLLDATRRLQERVCSTHHKLLEVYCRTDKLCVCASCALYDHKGHVTVAASAERMEKQKETEATGGSCRQKVKEKEEEVEHLRGALVSFKRSAREAVLDSTRTLSELKVYLERRGNQVKELIRAQEKVEVNWAEAQLQRLEQEIIALKKRDSELKKLTLTQDDAYFLQHYQDPRSSPVSEDLPSVNIDPLCDFGTVKRAYTHFKEQLECFCDGEMKRILNTVKAIHMLQSPKPSQFSAPKTIGQANGSPPAFKPALVMGEPAVTCDSPLSLCTKSSILKCSSMSKPPTGSAILFIEKGPSNDTKPAARVETILTKPLSTTDNLLLTKSASNMNINPLLIKSSSNTEEFTKPASGAGIAVLNSTPAPTTSSSIFNCPVGVFGKPAVDVDDFCKAALNTDSGPFTKLVSDNNSREKPSTGFSFGEPKCNAGSSLFGKPESNTGSPLFGKPASNTGSPLFGKPAFNTGSPLFGKPASNTGSPLFGKPAFNTGSPLFGKPAFNTGSPLFGKPAFNTCSPLFGKPAFNTCSPLFGKPEANTFLFLFGKPASNTGSPLFGKSESSTGSPLFGKPESSTGSPLFGKPESSTGSLLFGKPASSTGSPLFGKPESSSGSPLFGKPESSTGSPLFGKPESSTGSPLFGKPESSTVSPLFGKPESSTGSPLFGKPESSTGSPLFGKPASSTGSPLFGKPASSTGSPLFGKPASSTGSPLFGKPASSTGSPLFGKPASSTGSPLFGKPESSTGSPLFGKPESSTGSPLFGTPESSTGSPLFGTPESKTGSSYGKPADQPGVVEISILEN; encoded by the exons ATGAaactctttttttcttcttcttacaCGATATGTTCCCTTTCTCTTCAGTCAGTGAAGTACCCACCTCAGTTCTGTATTTTACGCTCTAGACTAGTTACCGCACACAATTTGGTTAGCTGTAGAATAGACACAATGGCGAGTAAAATGACAGCCTCTGTCTCATTGGAACAGGACCTCTTCAAATGTCCCATCTGTCTAGACCTGCTGAAAGATCCGGTGACTATGCCGTGTGGACACAGTCACTGTATGGGCTGTATCCAGGGCTTATGGGAGCAGGAGGACCAGATGGGAGGTCAGATCTGCCCCCAGTGCAAAGAAAGTCTTACACAACCTTGGCCCACTCTTAACCAAAATACTATTCTGGCTGAAATGGTGGCGAAACTGAAGAAGACAGAACTCCAAGCTGCTCCTCTTACGGAAGATGTGGTTGCATGTGACTTCTGCACTAGAGGAGCGAACCAAGCTGTCAAGTCCTGCCTGGTGTGCCTGGCTTCTTACTGTGAGACTCACCTAAAGCCCCACTATGAAAACCCTTCCTTTGGAAGGCACAAGCTGCTGGATGCCACCCGACGATTACAGGAACGGGTTTGCTCAACTCATCACAAACTGCTGGAGGTTTACTGCAGAACcgacaaactgtgtgtgtgtgcgagttgTGCACTGTACGATCACAAAGGCCATGTCACCGTCGCTGCATCAGCTGAAAGAATGGAGAAGCAG aaagagacagaggccACAGGAGGATCATGTAGACAGAAAGTCAAGGaaaaggaagaggaggtggagcaCCTGAGGGGAGCTTTGGTGTCGTTTAAG CGCTCTGCAAGGGAAGCTGTTCTGGACAGCACCAGGACGCTCTCAGAGCTGAAAGTATATCTGGAGCGGAGGGGCAACCAAGTGAAGGAGCTGATCAGGGCTCAGGAAAAGGTGGAGGTGAACTGGGCGGAGGCCCAACTGCAGCGTCTGGAGCAGGAGATTATTGCGCTGAAGAAGAGAGACTCTGAGCTGAAGAAACTCACACTGACCCAAGATGACGCATACTTCCTTCAG CATTACCAAGACCCCAGGAGCTCTCCTGTATCTGAAGACCTGCCGAGTGTCAACATTGACCCGCTGTGTGATTTTGGGACAGTAAAGAGAGCTTATACTCATTTCAAGGAGCAGTTGGAATGCTTCTGTGATGGAGAAATGAAGAGAATATTGAACACAG TAAAAGCCATCCATATGCTTCAGTCACCAAAGCCCAGCCAAT TTTCAGCTCCAAAGACAATTGGTCAAGCCAATGGGAGCCCCCCAGCCTTCAAGCCCGCCCTGGTAATGGGGGAACCTGCAGTAACCTGCgactctcccctttccctctgtACAAAGTCCTCTATCTTGAAGTGCTCTTCTATGAGCAAACCTCCAACTGGCTCAGCGATCCTATTCATCGAAAAAGGGCCATCAAATGACACTAAGCCTGCTGCTAGAGTAGAGACCATCCTCACCAAACCCTTGTCCACCACTGACAACCTTCTCTTGACCAAATCGGCATCTAATATGAACATCAATCCCCTGCTTATTAAATCCTCATCCAACACTGAAGAGTTCACCAAACCTGCATCTGGAGCTGGTATAGCAGTCCTTAACAGCACACCTGCTCCTACAACAAGTAGCAGCATTTTCAATTGTCCTGTTGGTGTTTTTGGTAAGCCTGCAGTTGACGTAGATGATTTTTGTAAGGCAGCATTAAACACTGACAGCGGTCCTTTCACCAAACTTGTATCTGACAACAATAGTAGGGAAAAGCCTAGCACAGGTTTCTCCTTTGGCGAGCCAAAATGTAACGCAGGCTCATCCCTCTTTGGCAAGCCTGAATCTAACACAGGTTCACCCCTCTTTGGCAAGCCTGCATCTAACACAGGTTCACCCCTCTTTGGCAAGCCTGCATTTAACACAGGTTCACCCCTCTTTGGCAAGCCTGCATCTAACACAGGTTCACCCCTCTTTGGCAAGCCTGCATTTAACACAGGTTCACCCCTCTTTGGCAAGCCTGCATTTAACACAGGTTCACCCCTCTTTGGCAAGCCTGCATTTAACACATGTTCACCCCTCTTTGGCAAGCCTGCATTTAACACATGTTCACCCCTCTTTGGCAAGCCTGAAGCTAACACATTTTTATTCCTCTTTGGCAAGCCTGCATCTAACACAGGTTCACCCCTCTTTGGCAAGTCTGAATCTAGCACAGGTTCACCCCTCTTTGGCAAGCCTGAATCTAGCACAGGTTCACCCCTCTTTGGCAAGCCTGAATCTAGCACAGGTTCACTCCTCTTTGGCAAGCCTGCATCTAGCACAGGTTCACCCCTCTTTGGCAAGCCTGAATCTAGCTCAGGTTCACCCCTCTTTGGCAAGCCTGAATCTAGCACAGGTTCACCCCTCTTTGGCAAGCCTGAATCTAGCACAGGTTCACCCCTCTTTGGCAAGCCTGAATCTAGCACAGTTTCACCCCTCTTTGGCAAGCCTGAATCTAGCACAGGTTCACCCCTCTTTGGCAAGCCTGAATCTAGCACAGGTTCACCCCTCTTTGGCAAGCCTGCATCTAGCACAGGTTCACCCCTCTTTGGCAAGCCTGCATCTAGCACAGGTTCACCCCTCTTTGGCAAGCCTGCATCTAGCACAGGTTCACCCCTCTTTGGCAAGCCTGCATCTAGCACAGGTTCACCCCTCTTTGGCAAGCCTGCATCTAGCACAGGTTCACCCCTCTTTGGCAAGCCTGAATCTAGCACAGGTTCACCCCTCTTTGGCAAGCCTGAATCTAGCACAGGTTCACCCCTCTTTGGCACGCCTGAATCTAGCACAGGTTCACCCCTCTTTGGCACGCCTGAATCTAAAACAGGATCCTCCTATGGCAAGCCTGCAGACCAGCCTGGGGTCGTGGAGATTTCTATTTTAGAAAACTAA
- the LOC118384259 gene encoding uncharacterized protein LOC118384259 isoform X21: MKLFFSSSYTICSLSLQSVKYPPQFCILRSRLVTAHNLVSCRIDTMASKMTASVSLEQDLFKCPICLDLLKDPVTMPCGHSHCMGCIQGLWEQEDQMGGQICPQCKESLTQPWPTLNQNTILAEMVAKLKKTELQAAPLTEDVVACDFCTRGANQAVKSCLVCLASYCETHLKPHYENPSFGRHKLLDATRRLQERVCSTHHKLLEVYCRTDKLCVCASCALYDHKGHVTVAASAERMEKQKETEATGGSCRQKVKEKEEEVEHLRGALVSFKRSAREAVLDSTRTLSELKVYLERRGNQVKELIRAQEKVEVNWAEAQLQRLEQEIIALKKRDSELKKLTLTQDDAYFLQHYQDPRSSPVSEDLPSVNIDPLCDFGTVKRAYTHFKEQLECFCDGEMKRILNTVKAIHMLQSPKPSQFSAPKTIGQANGSPPAFKPALVMGEPAVTCDSPLSLCTKSSILKCSSMSKPPTGSAILFIEKGPSNDTKPAARVETILTKPLSTTDNLLLTKSASNMNINPLLIKSSSNTEEFTKPASGAGIAVLNSTPAPTTSSSIFNCPVGVFGKPAVDVDDFCKAALNTDSGPFTKLVSDNNSREKPSTGFSFGEPKCNAGSSLFGKPESNTGSPLFGKPASNTGSPLFGKPAFNTGSPLFGKPASNTGSPLFGKPAFNTGSPLFGKPAFNTGSPLFGKPAFNTCSPLFGKPAFNTCSPLFGKPEANTFLFLFGKPASNTGSPLFGKSESSTGSPLFGKPESSTGSPLFGKPESSTGSLLFGKPASSTGSPLFGKPESSTGSPLFGKPESSTGSPLFGKPASSTGSPLFGKPASSTGSPLFGKPASSTGSPLFGKPESSTGSPLFGKPESSTGSPLFGTPESSTGSPLFGTPESKTGSSYGKPADQPGVVEISILEN, encoded by the exons ATGAaactctttttttcttcttcttacaCGATATGTTCCCTTTCTCTTCAGTCAGTGAAGTACCCACCTCAGTTCTGTATTTTACGCTCTAGACTAGTTACCGCACACAATTTGGTTAGCTGTAGAATAGACACAATGGCGAGTAAAATGACAGCCTCTGTCTCATTGGAACAGGACCTCTTCAAATGTCCCATCTGTCTAGACCTGCTGAAAGATCCGGTGACTATGCCGTGTGGACACAGTCACTGTATGGGCTGTATCCAGGGCTTATGGGAGCAGGAGGACCAGATGGGAGGTCAGATCTGCCCCCAGTGCAAAGAAAGTCTTACACAACCTTGGCCCACTCTTAACCAAAATACTATTCTGGCTGAAATGGTGGCGAAACTGAAGAAGACAGAACTCCAAGCTGCTCCTCTTACGGAAGATGTGGTTGCATGTGACTTCTGCACTAGAGGAGCGAACCAAGCTGTCAAGTCCTGCCTGGTGTGCCTGGCTTCTTACTGTGAGACTCACCTAAAGCCCCACTATGAAAACCCTTCCTTTGGAAGGCACAAGCTGCTGGATGCCACCCGACGATTACAGGAACGGGTTTGCTCAACTCATCACAAACTGCTGGAGGTTTACTGCAGAACcgacaaactgtgtgtgtgtgcgagttgTGCACTGTACGATCACAAAGGCCATGTCACCGTCGCTGCATCAGCTGAAAGAATGGAGAAGCAG aaagagacagaggccACAGGAGGATCATGTAGACAGAAAGTCAAGGaaaaggaagaggaggtggagcaCCTGAGGGGAGCTTTGGTGTCGTTTAAG CGCTCTGCAAGGGAAGCTGTTCTGGACAGCACCAGGACGCTCTCAGAGCTGAAAGTATATCTGGAGCGGAGGGGCAACCAAGTGAAGGAGCTGATCAGGGCTCAGGAAAAGGTGGAGGTGAACTGGGCGGAGGCCCAACTGCAGCGTCTGGAGCAGGAGATTATTGCGCTGAAGAAGAGAGACTCTGAGCTGAAGAAACTCACACTGACCCAAGATGACGCATACTTCCTTCAG CATTACCAAGACCCCAGGAGCTCTCCTGTATCTGAAGACCTGCCGAGTGTCAACATTGACCCGCTGTGTGATTTTGGGACAGTAAAGAGAGCTTATACTCATTTCAAGGAGCAGTTGGAATGCTTCTGTGATGGAGAAATGAAGAGAATATTGAACACAG TAAAAGCCATCCATATGCTTCAGTCACCAAAGCCCAGCCAAT TTTCAGCTCCAAAGACAATTGGTCAAGCCAATGGGAGCCCCCCAGCCTTCAAGCCCGCCCTGGTAATGGGGGAACCTGCAGTAACCTGCgactctcccctttccctctgtACAAAGTCCTCTATCTTGAAGTGCTCTTCTATGAGCAAACCTCCAACTGGCTCAGCGATCCTATTCATCGAAAAAGGGCCATCAAATGACACTAAGCCTGCTGCTAGAGTAGAGACCATCCTCACCAAACCCTTGTCCACCACTGACAACCTTCTCTTGACCAAATCGGCATCTAATATGAACATCAATCCCCTGCTTATTAAATCCTCATCCAACACTGAAGAGTTCACCAAACCTGCATCTGGAGCTGGTATAGCAGTCCTTAACAGCACACCTGCTCCTACAACAAGTAGCAGCATTTTCAATTGTCCTGTTGGTGTTTTTGGTAAGCCTGCAGTTGACGTAGATGATTTTTGTAAGGCAGCATTAAACACTGACAGCGGTCCTTTCACCAAACTTGTATCTGACAACAATAGTAGGGAAAAGCCTAGCACAGGTTTCTCCTTTGGCGAGCCAAAATGTAACGCAGGCTCATCCCTCTTTGGCAAGCCTGAATCTAACACAGGTTCACCCCTCTTTGGCAAGCCTGCATCTAACACAGGTTCACCCCTCTTTGGCAAGCCTGCATTTAACACAGGTTCACCCCTCTTTGGCAAGCCTGCATCTAACACAGGTTCACCCCTCTTTGGCAAGCCTGCATTTAACACAGGTTCACCCCTCTTTGGCAAGCCTGCATTTAACACAGGTTCACCCCTCTTTGGCAAGCCTGCATTTAACACATGTTCACCCCTCTTTGGCAAGCCTGCATTTAACACATGTTCACCCCTCTTTGGCAAGCCTGAAGCTAACACATTTTTATTCCTCTTTGGCAAGCCTGCATCTAACACAGGTTCACCCCTCTTTGGCAAGTCTGAATCTAGCACAGGTTCACCCCTCTTTGGCAAGCCTGAATCTAGCACAGGTTCACCCCTCTTTGGCAAGCCTGAATCTAGCACAGGTTCACTCCTCTTTGGCAAGCCTGCATCTAGCACAG GTTCACCCCTCTTTGGCAAGCCTGAATCTAGCACAGGTTCACCCCTCTTTGGCAAGCCTGAATCTAGCACAG GTTCACCCCTCTTTGGCAAGCCTGCATCTAGCACAGGTTCACCCCTCTTTGGCAAGCCTGCATCTAGCACAGGTTCACCCCTCTTTGGCAAGCCTGCATCTAGCACAGGTTCACCCCTCTTTGGCAAGCCTGAATCTAGCACAGGTTCACCCCTCTTTGGCAAGCCTGAATCTAGCACAGGTTCACCCCTCTTTGGCACGCCTGAATCTAGCACAGGTTCACCCCTCTTTGGCACGCCTGAATCTAAAACAGGATCCTCCTATGGCAAGCCTGCAGACCAGCCTGGGGTCGTGGAGATTTCTATTTTAGAAAACTAA
- the LOC118384259 gene encoding nuclear pore complex protein Nup214-like isoform X41: MKLFFSSSYTICSLSLQSVKYPPQFCILRSRLVTAHNLVSCRIDTMASKMTASVSLEQDLFKCPICLDLLKDPVTMPCGHSHCMGCIQGLWEQEDQMGGQICPQCKESLTQPWPTLNQNTILAEMVAKLKKTELQAAPLTEDVVACDFCTRGANQAVKSCLVCLASYCETHLKPHYENPSFGRHKLLDATRRLQERVCSTHHKLLEVYCRTDKLCVCASCALYDHKGHVTVAASAERMEKQKETEATGGSCRQKVKEKEEEVEHLRGALVSFKRSAREAVLDSTRTLSELKVYLERRGNQVKELIRAQEKVEVNWAEAQLQRLEQEIIALKKRDSELKKLTLTQDDAYFLQHYQDPRSSPVSEDLPSVNIDPLCDFGTVKRAYTHFKEQLECFCDGEMKRILNTVKAIHMLQSPKPSQFSAPKTIGQANGSPPAFKPALVMGEPAVTCDSPLSLCTKSSILKCSSMSKPPTGSAILFIEKGPSNDTKPAARVETILTKPLSTTDNLLLTKSASNMNINPLLIKSSSNTEEFTKPASGAGIAVLNSTPAPTTSSSIFNCPVGVFGKPAVDVDDFCKAALNTDSGPFTKLVSDNNSREKPSTGFSFGEPKCNAGSSLFGKPESNTGSPLFGKPASNTGSPLFGKPAFNTGSPLFGKPASNTGSPLFGKPAFNTGSPLFGKPAFNTGSPLFGKPAFNTCSPLFGKPAFNTCSPLFGKPEANTFLFLFGKPASNTGSPLFGKSESSTGSPLFGKPESSTGSPLFGKPESSTGSLLFGKPASSTGSPLFGKPESSSGSPLFGKPESSTGSPLFGKPASSTGSPLFGKPESSTGSPLFGTPESSTGSPLFGTPESKTGSSYGKPADQPGVVEISILEN, translated from the exons ATGAaactctttttttcttcttcttacaCGATATGTTCCCTTTCTCTTCAGTCAGTGAAGTACCCACCTCAGTTCTGTATTTTACGCTCTAGACTAGTTACCGCACACAATTTGGTTAGCTGTAGAATAGACACAATGGCGAGTAAAATGACAGCCTCTGTCTCATTGGAACAGGACCTCTTCAAATGTCCCATCTGTCTAGACCTGCTGAAAGATCCGGTGACTATGCCGTGTGGACACAGTCACTGTATGGGCTGTATCCAGGGCTTATGGGAGCAGGAGGACCAGATGGGAGGTCAGATCTGCCCCCAGTGCAAAGAAAGTCTTACACAACCTTGGCCCACTCTTAACCAAAATACTATTCTGGCTGAAATGGTGGCGAAACTGAAGAAGACAGAACTCCAAGCTGCTCCTCTTACGGAAGATGTGGTTGCATGTGACTTCTGCACTAGAGGAGCGAACCAAGCTGTCAAGTCCTGCCTGGTGTGCCTGGCTTCTTACTGTGAGACTCACCTAAAGCCCCACTATGAAAACCCTTCCTTTGGAAGGCACAAGCTGCTGGATGCCACCCGACGATTACAGGAACGGGTTTGCTCAACTCATCACAAACTGCTGGAGGTTTACTGCAGAACcgacaaactgtgtgtgtgtgcgagttgTGCACTGTACGATCACAAAGGCCATGTCACCGTCGCTGCATCAGCTGAAAGAATGGAGAAGCAG aaagagacagaggccACAGGAGGATCATGTAGACAGAAAGTCAAGGaaaaggaagaggaggtggagcaCCTGAGGGGAGCTTTGGTGTCGTTTAAG CGCTCTGCAAGGGAAGCTGTTCTGGACAGCACCAGGACGCTCTCAGAGCTGAAAGTATATCTGGAGCGGAGGGGCAACCAAGTGAAGGAGCTGATCAGGGCTCAGGAAAAGGTGGAGGTGAACTGGGCGGAGGCCCAACTGCAGCGTCTGGAGCAGGAGATTATTGCGCTGAAGAAGAGAGACTCTGAGCTGAAGAAACTCACACTGACCCAAGATGACGCATACTTCCTTCAG CATTACCAAGACCCCAGGAGCTCTCCTGTATCTGAAGACCTGCCGAGTGTCAACATTGACCCGCTGTGTGATTTTGGGACAGTAAAGAGAGCTTATACTCATTTCAAGGAGCAGTTGGAATGCTTCTGTGATGGAGAAATGAAGAGAATATTGAACACAG TAAAAGCCATCCATATGCTTCAGTCACCAAAGCCCAGCCAAT TTTCAGCTCCAAAGACAATTGGTCAAGCCAATGGGAGCCCCCCAGCCTTCAAGCCCGCCCTGGTAATGGGGGAACCTGCAGTAACCTGCgactctcccctttccctctgtACAAAGTCCTCTATCTTGAAGTGCTCTTCTATGAGCAAACCTCCAACTGGCTCAGCGATCCTATTCATCGAAAAAGGGCCATCAAATGACACTAAGCCTGCTGCTAGAGTAGAGACCATCCTCACCAAACCCTTGTCCACCACTGACAACCTTCTCTTGACCAAATCGGCATCTAATATGAACATCAATCCCCTGCTTATTAAATCCTCATCCAACACTGAAGAGTTCACCAAACCTGCATCTGGAGCTGGTATAGCAGTCCTTAACAGCACACCTGCTCCTACAACAAGTAGCAGCATTTTCAATTGTCCTGTTGGTGTTTTTGGTAAGCCTGCAGTTGACGTAGATGATTTTTGTAAGGCAGCATTAAACACTGACAGCGGTCCTTTCACCAAACTTGTATCTGACAACAATAGTAGGGAAAAGCCTAGCACAGGTTTCTCCTTTGGCGAGCCAAAATGTAACGCAGGCTCATCCCTCTTTGGCAAGCCTGAATCTAACACAGGTTCACCCCTCTTTGGCAAGCCTGCATCTAACACAGGTTCACCCCTCTTTGGCAAGCCTGCATTTAACACAGGTTCACCCCTCTTTGGCAAGCCTGCATCTAACACAGGTTCACCCCTCTTTGGCAAGCCTGCATTTAACACAGGTTCACCCCTCTTTGGCAAGCCTGCATTTAACACAGGTTCACCCCTCTTTGGCAAGCCTGCATTTAACACATGTTCACCCCTCTTTGGCAAGCCTGCATTTAACACATGTTCACCCCTCTTTGGCAAGCCTGAAGCTAACACATTTTTATTCCTCTTTGGCAAGCCTGCATCTAACACAGGTTCACCCCTCTTTGGCAAGTCTGAATCTAGCACAGGTTCACCCCTCTTTGGCAAGCCTGAATCTAGCACAGGTTCACCCCTCTTTGGCAAGCCTGAATCTAGCACAGGTTCACTCCTCTTTGGCAAGCCTGCATCTAGCACAGGTTCACCCCTCTTTGGCAAGCCTGAATCTAGCTCAGGTTCACCCCTCTTTGGCAAGCCTGAATCTAGCACAG GTTCACCCCTCTTTGGCAAGCCTGCATCTAGCACAG GTTCACCCCTCTTTGGCAAGCCTGAATCTAGCACAGGTTCACCCCTCTTTGGCACGCCTGAATCTAGCACAGGTTCACCCCTCTTTGGCACGCCTGAATCTAAAACAGGATCCTCCTATGGCAAGCCTGCAGACCAGCCTGGGGTCGTGGAGATTTCTATTTTAGAAAACTAA
- the LOC118384259 gene encoding uncharacterized protein LOC118384259 isoform X32 — translation MKLFFSSSYTICSLSLQSVKYPPQFCILRSRLVTAHNLVSCRIDTMASKMTASVSLEQDLFKCPICLDLLKDPVTMPCGHSHCMGCIQGLWEQEDQMGGQICPQCKESLTQPWPTLNQNTILAEMVAKLKKTELQAAPLTEDVVACDFCTRGANQAVKSCLVCLASYCETHLKPHYENPSFGRHKLLDATRRLQERVCSTHHKLLEVYCRTDKLCVCASCALYDHKGHVTVAASAERMEKQKETEATGGSCRQKVKEKEEEVEHLRGALVSFKRSAREAVLDSTRTLSELKVYLERRGNQVKELIRAQEKVEVNWAEAQLQRLEQEIIALKKRDSELKKLTLTQDDAYFLQHYQDPRSSPVSEDLPSVNIDPLCDFGTVKRAYTHFKEQLECFCDGEMKRILNTVKAIHMLQSPKPSQFSAPKTIGQANGSPPAFKPALVMGEPAVTCDSPLSLCTKSSILKCSSMSKPPTGSAILFIEKGPSNDTKPAARVETILTKPLSTTDNLLLTKSASNMNINPLLIKSSSNTEEFTKPASGAGIAVLNSTPAPTTSSSIFNCPVGVFGKPAVDVDDFCKAALNTDSGPFTKLVSDNNSREKPSTGFSFGEPKCNAGSSLFGKPESNTGSPLFGKPASNTGSPLFGKPAFNTGSPLFGKPASNTGSPLFGKPAFNTGSPLFGKPAFNTGSPLFGKPAFNTCSPLFGKPAFNTCSPLFGKPEANTFLFLFGKPASNTGSPLFGKSESSTGSPLFGKPESSTGSPLFGKPESSTGSPLFGKPESSTGSPLFGKPASSTGSPLFGKPASSTGSPLFGKPASSTGSPLFGKPESSTGSPLFGKPESSTGSPLFGTPESSTGSPLFGTPESKTGSSYGKPADQPGVVEISILEN, via the exons ATGAaactctttttttcttcttcttacaCGATATGTTCCCTTTCTCTTCAGTCAGTGAAGTACCCACCTCAGTTCTGTATTTTACGCTCTAGACTAGTTACCGCACACAATTTGGTTAGCTGTAGAATAGACACAATGGCGAGTAAAATGACAGCCTCTGTCTCATTGGAACAGGACCTCTTCAAATGTCCCATCTGTCTAGACCTGCTGAAAGATCCGGTGACTATGCCGTGTGGACACAGTCACTGTATGGGCTGTATCCAGGGCTTATGGGAGCAGGAGGACCAGATGGGAGGTCAGATCTGCCCCCAGTGCAAAGAAAGTCTTACACAACCTTGGCCCACTCTTAACCAAAATACTATTCTGGCTGAAATGGTGGCGAAACTGAAGAAGACAGAACTCCAAGCTGCTCCTCTTACGGAAGATGTGGTTGCATGTGACTTCTGCACTAGAGGAGCGAACCAAGCTGTCAAGTCCTGCCTGGTGTGCCTGGCTTCTTACTGTGAGACTCACCTAAAGCCCCACTATGAAAACCCTTCCTTTGGAAGGCACAAGCTGCTGGATGCCACCCGACGATTACAGGAACGGGTTTGCTCAACTCATCACAAACTGCTGGAGGTTTACTGCAGAACcgacaaactgtgtgtgtgtgcgagttgTGCACTGTACGATCACAAAGGCCATGTCACCGTCGCTGCATCAGCTGAAAGAATGGAGAAGCAG aaagagacagaggccACAGGAGGATCATGTAGACAGAAAGTCAAGGaaaaggaagaggaggtggagcaCCTGAGGGGAGCTTTGGTGTCGTTTAAG CGCTCTGCAAGGGAAGCTGTTCTGGACAGCACCAGGACGCTCTCAGAGCTGAAAGTATATCTGGAGCGGAGGGGCAACCAAGTGAAGGAGCTGATCAGGGCTCAGGAAAAGGTGGAGGTGAACTGGGCGGAGGCCCAACTGCAGCGTCTGGAGCAGGAGATTATTGCGCTGAAGAAGAGAGACTCTGAGCTGAAGAAACTCACACTGACCCAAGATGACGCATACTTCCTTCAG CATTACCAAGACCCCAGGAGCTCTCCTGTATCTGAAGACCTGCCGAGTGTCAACATTGACCCGCTGTGTGATTTTGGGACAGTAAAGAGAGCTTATACTCATTTCAAGGAGCAGTTGGAATGCTTCTGTGATGGAGAAATGAAGAGAATATTGAACACAG TAAAAGCCATCCATATGCTTCAGTCACCAAAGCCCAGCCAAT TTTCAGCTCCAAAGACAATTGGTCAAGCCAATGGGAGCCCCCCAGCCTTCAAGCCCGCCCTGGTAATGGGGGAACCTGCAGTAACCTGCgactctcccctttccctctgtACAAAGTCCTCTATCTTGAAGTGCTCTTCTATGAGCAAACCTCCAACTGGCTCAGCGATCCTATTCATCGAAAAAGGGCCATCAAATGACACTAAGCCTGCTGCTAGAGTAGAGACCATCCTCACCAAACCCTTGTCCACCACTGACAACCTTCTCTTGACCAAATCGGCATCTAATATGAACATCAATCCCCTGCTTATTAAATCCTCATCCAACACTGAAGAGTTCACCAAACCTGCATCTGGAGCTGGTATAGCAGTCCTTAACAGCACACCTGCTCCTACAACAAGTAGCAGCATTTTCAATTGTCCTGTTGGTGTTTTTGGTAAGCCTGCAGTTGACGTAGATGATTTTTGTAAGGCAGCATTAAACACTGACAGCGGTCCTTTCACCAAACTTGTATCTGACAACAATAGTAGGGAAAAGCCTAGCACAGGTTTCTCCTTTGGCGAGCCAAAATGTAACGCAGGCTCATCCCTCTTTGGCAAGCCTGAATCTAACACAGGTTCACCCCTCTTTGGCAAGCCTGCATCTAACACAGGTTCACCCCTCTTTGGCAAGCCTGCATTTAACACAGGTTCACCCCTCTTTGGCAAGCCTGCATCTAACACAGGTTCACCCCTCTTTGGCAAGCCTGCATTTAACACAGGTTCACCCCTCTTTGGCAAGCCTGCATTTAACACAGGTTCACCCCTCTTTGGCAAGCCTGCATTTAACACATGTTCACCCCTCTTTGGCAAGCCTGCATTTAACACATGTTCACCCCTCTTTGGCAAGCCTGAAGCTAACACATTTTTATTCCTCTTTGGCAAGCCTGCATCTAACACAGGTTCACCCCTCTTTGGCAAGTCTGAATCTAGCACAGGTTCACCCCTCTTTGGCAAGCCTGAATCTAGCACAG GTTCACCCCTCTTTGGCAAGCCTGAATCTAGCACAGGTTCACCCCTCTTTGGCAAGCCTGAATCTAGCACAG GTTCACCCCTCTTTGGCAAGCCTGCATCTAGCACAGGTTCACCCCTCTTTGGCAAGCCTGCATCTAGCACAGGTTCACCCCTCTTTGGCAAGCCTGCATCTAGCACAGGTTCACCCCTCTTTGGCAAGCCTGAATCTAGCACAGGTTCACCCCTCTTTGGCAAGCCTGAATCTAGCACAGGTTCACCCCTCTTTGGCACGCCTGAATCTAGCACAGGTTCACCCCTCTTTGGCACGCCTGAATCTAAAACAGGATCCTCCTATGGCAAGCCTGCAGACCAGCCTGGGGTCGTGGAGATTTCTATTTTAGAAAACTAA